In a single window of the Nocardioides sp. L-11A genome:
- a CDS encoding carbon starvation CstA family protein: MATTTPVRRPDGPRRRPTPAAIAIWGGIAVVGAVCWTVLALSRGEEVSALWILFAALASYAIAYRFYARFIADRVLEVDDTRATPAERLENGQDFDVTDRRVLFGHHFAAIAGAGPLVGPVLAAQMGYLPGTIWIIVGVILAGAVQDMMVLFFSMRRDGKSLGQMVREEIGTVGGIAALIAVFAIMIIILAVLALVVVNALAESPWGVFSIGLTIPIALFMGFYLRYLRPGRVAETTAIGVALLLAAIIVGGWIDDTGLGDTLTLSHETLTICLIGYGFVASVLPVWMLLTPRDYLSTFMKVGVIVLLAVGLVLARPVLANDDVTSFAMDGDGPVFAGKLFPFVFITIACGALSGFHALISSGTTPKMIAKESQVRMIGYGGMLMESFVAISALIAACVIDQGLYFAMNSPAGATGGTPGAAAEFVGTLGFTLSPDTLTQAAAAVQEPTLVSRTGGAPTLAVGISQIFTDAFGGGLAAFWYHFAIMFEALFILTAVDAGTRVGRFMLQDTIGNLWPRYADTSWRPAAWSASALVVAAWGYMLYVGVTDPLGGINQLFPLFGISNQLLAAIALCVCVTLMLKHGKARWVWVPLVPLVWDLVATMTASWQKVFSDNPAIGYFAQADRYRDARDAGELLAPAKDAGQMDQVITNSTTNGVLQLTFAVLVVVVVANAAVVWVRALRAGGLPTTEVPAVPSQIVAPADFFATAEEKAAVRAWEESRLTGSGGRR; the protein is encoded by the coding sequence GGTGCTCGAGGTCGACGACACCCGGGCCACGCCTGCCGAGCGGCTGGAGAACGGCCAGGACTTCGACGTCACGGACCGGCGGGTGCTGTTCGGGCACCACTTCGCCGCGATCGCGGGGGCCGGTCCCCTGGTCGGACCGGTGCTGGCGGCCCAGATGGGCTACCTGCCGGGCACGATCTGGATCATCGTCGGCGTCATCCTGGCGGGCGCCGTGCAGGACATGATGGTCCTCTTCTTCTCGATGCGCCGCGACGGCAAGAGCCTGGGCCAGATGGTGCGCGAGGAGATCGGCACGGTCGGCGGCATCGCCGCCCTGATCGCGGTCTTCGCCATCATGATCATCATCCTGGCGGTGCTGGCGCTGGTGGTGGTCAACGCGCTCGCCGAGTCGCCGTGGGGCGTGTTCTCGATCGGCCTGACCATCCCGATCGCGCTGTTCATGGGGTTCTACCTGCGCTACCTGCGGCCCGGCCGGGTCGCGGAGACCACCGCGATCGGCGTGGCCCTGCTGCTCGCGGCGATCATCGTCGGCGGCTGGATCGACGACACCGGCCTGGGCGACACGCTCACCCTCTCCCACGAGACGCTCACGATCTGCCTCATCGGCTACGGCTTCGTCGCCTCGGTGCTGCCGGTCTGGATGCTGCTGACGCCGCGCGACTACCTGTCGACGTTCATGAAGGTCGGCGTGATCGTCCTGCTCGCGGTCGGCCTGGTCCTGGCCCGCCCCGTGCTGGCCAACGACGACGTCACCAGCTTCGCGATGGACGGCGACGGCCCGGTGTTCGCGGGCAAGCTGTTCCCCTTCGTGTTCATCACGATCGCCTGCGGCGCGCTCTCCGGCTTCCATGCGCTCATCTCGTCGGGCACGACGCCCAAGATGATCGCCAAGGAGAGCCAGGTCCGGATGATCGGCTACGGCGGCATGCTGATGGAGTCCTTCGTCGCCATCAGCGCGCTGATCGCGGCCTGCGTGATCGACCAGGGCCTCTACTTCGCGATGAACAGCCCGGCGGGCGCGACGGGCGGCACCCCGGGCGCCGCCGCGGAGTTCGTCGGCACGCTCGGGTTCACCCTCTCCCCCGACACGCTCACCCAGGCCGCGGCCGCCGTCCAGGAGCCGACCTTGGTCTCCCGCACCGGCGGCGCCCCGACCCTGGCGGTCGGGATCTCGCAGATCTTCACCGACGCGTTCGGCGGCGGCCTGGCGGCGTTCTGGTACCACTTCGCGATCATGTTCGAGGCGCTGTTCATCCTCACCGCCGTCGACGCCGGCACCCGGGTCGGCCGGTTCATGCTGCAGGACACCATCGGCAACCTCTGGCCGCGGTACGCCGACACCTCCTGGCGCCCGGCCGCCTGGTCGGCCAGCGCGCTGGTGGTCGCGGCCTGGGGCTACATGCTCTACGTCGGCGTGACCGACCCCCTCGGCGGGATCAATCAGCTGTTCCCGCTGTTCGGCATCTCCAACCAGCTCCTCGCCGCCATCGCCCTGTGCGTGTGCGTGACGCTGATGCTCAAGCACGGCAAGGCCCGCTGGGTGTGGGTCCCGCTGGTGCCGCTCGTGTGGGACCTGGTCGCGACGATGACCGCGAGCTGGCAGAAGGTCTTCTCCGACAACCCCGCCATCGGCTACTTCGCGCAGGCCGACCGCTACCGCGACGCCCGCGACGCCGGCGAGCTGCTGGCCCCCGCCAAGGACGCGGGCCAGATGGACCAGGTGATCACGAACTCCACCACCAACGGCGTCCTGCAGCTCACCTTCGCCGTCCTGGTCGTCGTCGTGGTCGCCAACGCCGCCGTGGTGTGGGTCCGCGCCCTCCGAGCCGGCGGCCTGCCGACGACCGAGGTGCCCGCCGTTCCCTCCCAGATCGTCGCGCCGGCCGACTTCTTCGCGACTGCGGAGGAGAAGGCCGCCGTACGCGCCTGGGAGGAGTCCCGCCTGACGGGGAGCGGGGGCCGGCGATGA